The Flammeovirgaceae bacterium genome contains a region encoding:
- a CDS encoding 2TM domain-containing protein, whose protein sequence is MNNTDDKLYREARKRVKRKKEFYSHLLSYLTIGLFLTFINWYSNPGGWWVQWVWLGWGIGIFFHGMSLFRKNIVFGDEWEEKEIQKEIKRMRKQ, encoded by the coding sequence ATGAACAACACCGATGACAAACTTTACCGCGAAGCACGCAAACGGGTAAAGCGCAAGAAAGAATTTTACAGCCACCTGCTAAGTTATTTAACCATTGGCTTATTCCTAACTTTTATCAATTGGTACTCTAACCCGGGTGGCTGGTGGGTACAATGGGTATGGCTTGGCTGGGGCATCGGTATTTTCTTCCACGGCATGAGCCTGTTCCGGAAAAACATCGTGTTTGGCGATGAATGGGAAGAGAAGGAAATACAGAAAGAGATAAAGAGGATGAGAAAACAATGA
- a CDS encoding DUF2807 domain-containing protein, which produces MAKNLILALLFSLPVSAMAQRQSVNLETFNAIDVFGPFDVELIYSDKNRVELEYKGVDSKDVVAGVSGNTLKLKLRNRHYFNDWGSDSKWDEYIRVKVYYTDIDEIKASAGAVVTTSDRLKSKNLAIDCSMGAEISMEVLAKNLYLKSNMGSVLRLNGRTEYLEVKSSMGGVIKARQLQSKSAYVKASMGSEVFVSVTDEIEVSAGLGAVVDYAGSPAVRHTNTNFGAEVRGRDN; this is translated from the coding sequence ATGGCGAAAAACCTTATTCTTGCCCTTCTTTTCAGTCTCCCGGTTAGTGCCATGGCACAACGGCAATCGGTTAACCTGGAAACTTTTAATGCTATTGATGTATTTGGACCTTTCGATGTGGAACTGATTTACTCCGACAAAAACCGTGTTGAACTGGAGTATAAAGGAGTTGATTCGAAGGACGTTGTAGCCGGTGTTAGTGGTAACACGTTAAAACTTAAACTTCGCAACCGCCATTATTTTAACGACTGGGGTTCCGATTCGAAGTGGGATGAGTACATCCGTGTAAAAGTTTATTACACCGATATTGACGAGATCAAAGCGAGCGCGGGTGCCGTGGTTACCACATCCGACAGGTTAAAATCAAAGAACCTGGCAATTGATTGCAGCATGGGCGCTGAAATATCAATGGAGGTGCTGGCGAAGAATTTGTATCTCAAGTCAAACATGGGTTCAGTTCTGCGCTTAAATGGCCGTACAGAATATCTTGAAGTGAAATCCAGTATGGGTGGTGTTATTAAAGCCCGGCAATTGCAGAGTAAATCGGCTTATGTAAAAGCCAGCATGGGGTCAGAAGTTTTTGTTTCCGTAACCGATGAGATTGAGGTTTCAGCCGGGTTGGGTGCTGTGGTTGATTACGCAGGAAGCCCGGCCGTGCGCCATACCAACACCAATTTTGGTGCCGAGGTAAGGGGAAGAGACAATTAA
- a CDS encoding cysteine--tRNA ligase, with amino-acid sequence MTLFEKYPVSITNSLSGKKEVFIPLKSPFVGLYSCGPTVYNEVHLGNLRTFTAFDVVYRYLTHIGYKVRYVRNITDAGHLTNDAGEGVDRIEESAKLEQLEPMEIVQKYTFSFHEVCRIFNILPPSIEPTATGHIVEQIEMVKKILANGYAYAVNGSVYFDVRKFMEKYKYGELSGRNIDELLEGTRELDRQDEKRHAVDFAIWKAVSPNHIQRWPSPWGEGIPGWHLECSAMGTKYLGEQFDIHGGGMDLKFPHHECEIAQSIGAYGKAPVRYWMHANMLTVNGEKMSKSKGNSFLPRELFTGSHPLLAKAYSPMAVRFFMLQSHYSSTLDFSNEALQAAEKGYKKLSNALSTIKKIDHPGGSGKQNEELLKLIDEAYQNMSDDFNTAKTLAVLFEMSSRINDIKSGNYKLTDLDSDTFQKFKSGYITFMEDVLGLQEEGSQNQELLDGVIRVMIELRKKARTDRNYALSDKIRDDLKALGVQLMDGKDGEISYTIE; translated from the coding sequence ATGACTTTGTTTGAAAAATACCCGGTTTCCATAACCAATTCGCTTTCGGGCAAGAAAGAAGTATTCATTCCGCTGAAATCGCCTTTTGTTGGACTGTACTCCTGCGGACCTACCGTATATAATGAAGTACACCTGGGCAACCTGCGCACCTTTACAGCTTTTGATGTGGTGTACCGCTACTTAACACACATCGGCTACAAAGTCCGCTACGTGCGCAACATTACCGATGCCGGCCACCTGACCAACGATGCCGGTGAAGGGGTTGACCGCATTGAAGAAAGCGCCAAGCTTGAACAACTGGAGCCCATGGAAATTGTTCAAAAGTACACCTTCAGTTTCCATGAAGTATGCCGGATATTCAACATCCTTCCGCCCTCTATTGAGCCCACCGCAACCGGGCACATTGTTGAGCAGATTGAGATGGTGAAGAAAATTTTAGCAAACGGCTATGCCTACGCGGTAAACGGCTCGGTGTATTTCGATGTGCGCAAGTTCATGGAAAAGTATAAGTACGGAGAACTCAGCGGCCGCAATATTGATGAACTACTGGAAGGCACACGCGAACTGGACAGGCAGGATGAAAAACGACATGCCGTTGACTTTGCCATCTGGAAGGCCGTATCGCCAAATCACATCCAGCGTTGGCCCTCACCCTGGGGCGAAGGCATACCCGGCTGGCATTTGGAGTGCTCGGCCATGGGAACAAAATACCTGGGTGAACAATTTGATATTCATGGCGGTGGAATGGATTTAAAATTTCCGCACCACGAATGTGAGATCGCTCAAAGTATAGGCGCTTACGGAAAAGCACCGGTGCGCTACTGGATGCACGCCAACATGCTTACCGTAAACGGTGAGAAGATGAGCAAGTCGAAAGGCAACTCGTTTTTGCCGCGCGAATTATTCACAGGCTCGCATCCCCTGCTGGCAAAAGCCTACAGTCCCATGGCTGTACGTTTTTTTATGTTGCAATCGCATTACTCCAGCACCCTTGATTTTTCGAACGAAGCCCTGCAGGCCGCAGAGAAGGGATACAAGAAACTGAGTAACGCACTGAGTACAATTAAAAAAATTGATCACCCGGGTGGGTCAGGCAAACAAAATGAAGAGTTGTTAAAGCTGATTGATGAAGCTTACCAGAACATGAGCGATGATTTCAATACAGCAAAAACGCTTGCTGTATTGTTTGAGATGTCATCCCGAATCAACGACATTAAATCAGGTAATTACAAATTAACCGACCTTGATTCGGATACCTTCCAAAAATTCAAGTCGGGTTACATTACGTTTATGGAAGACGTATTGGGCTTGCAGGAAGAAGGCAGCCAGAACCAGGAGTTGCTGGATGGTGTTATCCGGGTGATGATTGAACTCCGCAAAAAAGCCCGCACCGACCGGAATTATGCTCTGTCCGATAAAATCAGGGATGATTTGAAAGCCCTGGGTGTTCAGTTAATGGATGGGAAAGATGGGGAAATCAGTTACACGATTGAATAG
- a CDS encoding DUF2306 domain-containing protein, whose product MNSLVHSPTGLIHLFSAIMALITGTVVLFSTKGTRSHRITGYWYVASMLILNGTAFGLYQLFGRFGPFHVAALVSMLTLLMGILPLINRQPSGKWLMRHLTWMYYSVIGLYAAFASEIIVRIPGLPFAAMVVTASVTITAVGIFIFIKNHRSWIKNIHTHKPHSYEQHR is encoded by the coding sequence ATGAATTCATTAGTACACAGTCCTACAGGACTCATTCATTTATTCAGTGCAATCATGGCGCTAATCACAGGAACAGTCGTTCTCTTCAGCACGAAAGGAACACGGTCGCATCGTATTACCGGTTACTGGTATGTTGCTTCGATGCTCATACTAAACGGCACCGCCTTTGGATTATATCAGCTATTCGGGCGGTTTGGGCCCTTTCATGTTGCGGCATTGGTGAGTATGTTAACGCTATTGATGGGAATATTACCGTTGATTAACCGGCAGCCATCAGGCAAGTGGTTGATGCGCCACTTAACCTGGATGTACTATTCCGTCATCGGGCTGTACGCAGCCTTTGCATCAGAAATCATTGTGCGCATCCCGGGCCTACCTTTCGCTGCCATGGTGGTTACTGCTTCCGTTACCATAACTGCTGTGGGAATCTTTATCTTTATAAAAAACCATCGATCGTGGATTAAAAATATTCATACACATAAACCCCATTCATATGAACAACACCGATGA
- a CDS encoding amidohydrolase produces MTRIFTFFLLCSSLLLYSQPEVQRLEKLKTEAVAEVEKLAPLGQQINDMLFSFAELGFQEFETFNYLTTLLEKNGFNVQKGIAGVPTAWIATWGSGKPLIALGSDVDCIPKASQKPGVAYHDPLVEGAPGHGEGHNSGQAVNIIAALALKKIMEREKISGTLMLWPGIAEELVGTKAYYVRAGYFKDVDACIFTHVGNNLGVSYGDSGMNGLVSVRFNFEGSAAHAAGAPWRGRSALDAVELMNIGWNFRREHLELTQRSHYVISDGGDQPNVVPSKASVWYYFRERTYPDIKKLFDTGVKIAEGAAMMTDTKFTYEILGSAWPGHFNKPLAEAMYENIKKVGLPKWSAEDQLLAKAVQLEMKAPKVEGLAVKLDTLGLPSPTGSINIMGRQLMAMGGGSDDIADISWSLPTIVLRYPSNIPGLPGHHWSNAITMATPIAHKGILYGARAEAMTLLDMLLKPEIIANAWTYYKNEQTKEIQYTPLVGEKDNPAIYLNQKIMEEYKPKLKPLYYNPAKYKTYLDQLGIQYPTLRPDQKDALQRLESKR; encoded by the coding sequence ATGACGCGGATTTTTACCTTCTTCCTGTTGTGCTCATCGCTGTTGCTTTATTCCCAACCGGAAGTGCAGCGGCTTGAAAAACTTAAAACGGAAGCTGTTGCTGAAGTTGAAAAACTTGCCCCGCTTGGCCAGCAAATAAACGATATGCTTTTCAGTTTTGCCGAGCTTGGCTTCCAAGAATTTGAAACCTTTAATTACCTCACCACACTGCTGGAGAAAAACGGGTTTAACGTGCAGAAGGGGATAGCCGGTGTGCCCACGGCATGGATTGCCACCTGGGGTTCCGGCAAGCCATTAATCGCATTAGGTTCAGATGTGGATTGTATTCCCAAAGCTTCGCAAAAACCTGGTGTAGCCTACCATGATCCATTAGTCGAAGGTGCACCCGGCCATGGTGAAGGGCATAACTCCGGCCAGGCCGTTAACATTATCGCTGCACTGGCGCTCAAAAAAATAATGGAGCGCGAAAAAATTTCAGGAACATTGATGTTGTGGCCCGGCATTGCCGAGGAGTTGGTGGGTACAAAAGCGTATTACGTGCGTGCGGGATATTTCAAAGATGTTGACGCCTGTATTTTCACTCACGTTGGCAACAACCTGGGCGTTTCATATGGCGATTCGGGTATGAACGGATTGGTTTCTGTTCGCTTTAATTTTGAAGGATCAGCTGCTCATGCCGCGGGCGCACCGTGGCGGGGGCGAAGTGCGCTTGATGCTGTGGAGTTAATGAACATAGGCTGGAACTTCAGGCGTGAGCACCTGGAACTTACCCAGCGATCGCACTACGTTATTTCCGATGGAGGCGATCAGCCGAATGTTGTTCCCTCTAAAGCATCGGTATGGTATTATTTCCGCGAGCGCACCTATCCGGATATCAAAAAATTGTTCGACACCGGTGTAAAGATTGCCGAAGGTGCGGCCATGATGACGGACACAAAGTTTACCTACGAAATTCTTGGCTCGGCATGGCCCGGTCATTTTAACAAACCGCTGGCCGAAGCGATGTACGAAAACATCAAGAAAGTTGGTCTGCCAAAATGGTCGGCCGAAGACCAACTGTTGGCCAAAGCGGTACAGCTGGAAATGAAAGCACCTAAAGTGGAAGGCCTGGCGGTAAAACTGGATACGCTTGGCCTTCCAAGTCCTACCGGGTCAATCAACATTATGGGGCGCCAGCTTATGGCCATGGGCGGTGGTTCTGATGACATTGCCGACATTAGTTGGTCGTTGCCTACAATCGTTCTTCGTTACCCATCGAATATCCCCGGCTTGCCGGGTCATCATTGGAGTAATGCCATTACCATGGCCACGCCCATTGCACACAAAGGAATTCTTTACGGAGCGAGGGCCGAAGCGATGACGCTGCTCGATATGTTATTGAAGCCCGAAATCATAGCCAATGCGTGGACGTATTATAAAAACGAGCAAACTAAAGAAATCCAGTATACACCACTGGTAGGAGAAAAAGACAATCCAGCCATTTACCTGAACCAGAAAATCATGGAAGAATACAAGCCCAAACTCAAGCCGCTGTATTACAATCCGGCAAAATATAAAACCTATCTTGATCAATTGGGTATTCAATATCCTACCTTGCGGCCTGACCAGAAAGACGCACTTCAAAGATTAGAGTCGAAGAGATAG
- a CDS encoding alpha-L-fucosidase has product MRRFFIATLLLMAGCSPPQLKPFGAVPSVSQLNWHELEYYMFIHFGPNTFTNVEWGHGHEDPKVFNPTQLDCRQWAATAKLAGMKGIIITAKHHDGFCLWPSKFSTHTVRESLWKNGEGDVLRELSDACREYGLKFGVYLSPWDRNHPAYGTPEYNQVFVNMLGEVLTNYGEVFEQWFDGANGEGPNGKKQEYDWPLFNGTVYKHQPNAIIFSDAGPGCRWVGNEKGFAGITNWNTLNVEKVYPGYPDYHELTEGHENGTHWVPAECDVSIRPGWFYSPDTDSKVKSLEELVDIYYGSVGRGASLLLNVPVDRRGLIPYADSVRLMELAEVINKSFKENLAIKANTSASTTLGNYRVSNLIDENARSYWASVDVLSEIELEFKEPVMFNRIILQEGIEFGQRVKKFAVDVLKDGRYEEIDRHTTIGYKRILQLNNTSTSKIRVRILESKSPPVLAEVKLYYFKD; this is encoded by the coding sequence ATGAGACGTTTCTTCATTGCCACTTTATTACTCATGGCCGGTTGCTCACCACCTCAACTAAAACCGTTTGGAGCTGTGCCTTCTGTAAGCCAGTTAAACTGGCACGAACTTGAGTATTACATGTTTATTCATTTCGGGCCGAACACTTTTACCAATGTTGAATGGGGGCATGGCCATGAGGATCCGAAAGTTTTTAATCCTACCCAACTGGATTGCAGGCAGTGGGCAGCAACTGCAAAACTGGCCGGAATGAAAGGAATTATTATTACAGCCAAGCACCACGATGGATTTTGTTTGTGGCCGAGTAAATTCAGCACGCATACCGTTCGCGAAAGTTTATGGAAAAACGGAGAAGGCGATGTGTTGCGCGAGCTTTCGGATGCCTGCCGGGAGTATGGATTGAAGTTTGGGGTTTATCTTTCTCCGTGGGACCGCAATCATCCGGCTTACGGAACGCCTGAATACAACCAGGTTTTTGTGAATATGTTAGGAGAAGTGCTTACCAATTATGGTGAGGTTTTTGAACAATGGTTTGATGGTGCAAACGGGGAAGGGCCAAATGGTAAAAAGCAGGAATATGACTGGCCATTATTTAATGGTACAGTGTATAAACATCAACCGAATGCTATCATTTTCAGTGATGCAGGTCCGGGCTGCCGGTGGGTTGGCAATGAAAAGGGTTTTGCAGGGATCACCAACTGGAACACGCTGAATGTTGAAAAAGTCTATCCCGGTTACCCGGATTATCATGAGCTAACCGAAGGCCATGAAAATGGCACGCATTGGGTGCCTGCCGAATGTGATGTGTCGATACGCCCGGGTTGGTTTTACAGTCCGGATACGGACAGCAAAGTGAAATCATTGGAGGAGTTGGTTGATATTTACTACGGTTCGGTTGGCCGGGGGGCTAGCTTACTGTTGAATGTGCCGGTGGACAGGAGAGGGTTGATTCCGTATGCTGACTCGGTACGGCTGATGGAATTGGCTGAGGTGATCAATAAATCTTTTAAAGAAAATTTAGCAATAAAAGCCAACACGAGTGCATCCACTACTCTCGGAAATTATAGGGTGAGCAATTTAATTGATGAGAATGCCCGTTCGTACTGGGCGTCAGTTGATGTTTTATCTGAAATAGAACTTGAGTTTAAAGAGCCGGTAATGTTTAACAGGATTATTCTTCAGGAAGGCATTGAGTTTGGCCAACGGGTAAAGAAATTTGCCGTTGATGTTTTGAAAGATGGCCGTTATGAAGAGATTGATCGTCACACAACAATCGGCTATAAACGAATATTACAATTGAATAATACTTCTACATCTAAAATCAGGGTGAGAATACTCGAATCTAAATCACCTCCGGTGTTAGCCGAAGTAAAGCTGTATTACTTTAAGGACTGA
- a CDS encoding DUF72 domain-containing protein has product MEFGRVSSDELEKTDFTLPPDHPGTTAILKNQKKKSKSTVFVGCAKWGRPDWVGKIYPKGTKAGDFLEHYARQFNCIELNATFYRMPTRKQTSGWKSKVGDDFKFCPKFVDQITHIKRLKDVDELTDRFLDGISGFEKNLGPVFLMPHPGMGPKTLEVLETFIQSLPKDIELYTELRHKDWFANPEAFEAVFTMLERNQSGSIITDASGRRDCLHMRLTTPSAFIRFVGNGLHPTDYTRCDDWINRMKAWAQQGIESMYFFMHQHEELHSPELCRYLIPKINEQLGTTIHVPEFVSQ; this is encoded by the coding sequence ATGGAATTCGGCCGCGTTTCTTCTGATGAGTTAGAAAAAACAGATTTCACCCTCCCACCCGATCATCCCGGAACTACAGCCATCCTTAAAAATCAGAAGAAAAAATCTAAGTCCACTGTTTTTGTCGGGTGCGCCAAATGGGGCCGGCCCGACTGGGTTGGCAAAATTTATCCCAAGGGAACAAAGGCTGGTGATTTCCTTGAACATTATGCGCGACAATTCAACTGCATTGAGTTAAATGCCACCTTTTACCGCATGCCCACACGCAAGCAAACCAGCGGGTGGAAAAGCAAAGTAGGCGATGATTTTAAGTTTTGCCCCAAGTTTGTTGACCAGATTACGCACATCAAACGATTAAAAGATGTTGATGAACTAACCGATCGTTTTTTAGACGGCATCTCCGGCTTTGAAAAAAATCTTGGCCCGGTTTTCCTGATGCCGCACCCGGGCATGGGACCTAAAACGCTGGAGGTCCTTGAAACTTTTATCCAGTCCCTTCCCAAAGACATTGAACTCTATACCGAGTTGCGTCATAAAGACTGGTTCGCCAACCCGGAAGCGTTTGAAGCTGTTTTCACCATGCTCGAACGGAACCAATCGGGCTCCATTATTACCGATGCTTCCGGCCGCAGGGATTGCCTGCACATGCGGCTTACCACACCATCGGCATTTATCCGCTTTGTCGGTAATGGGCTCCACCCCACAGACTACACGCGCTGTGATGACTGGATCAACCGGATGAAAGCGTGGGCTCAGCAAGGCATTGAATCCATGTACTTTTTTATGCACCAGCATGAAGAACTTCACTCACCCGAACTTTGCCGGTACCTCATCCCGAAAATCAATGAACAACTGGGAACAACCATCCATGTTCCGGAGTTTGTTAGCCAGTAA
- a CDS encoding phosphatase PAP2 family protein — MLDTLLELDKQLLLWLNGFHAPWLDPIMLVLTKTIAWLPLYLFLLYLVIKDYQKESWRVLLVIAVTILLTDQLTSSVMKPFFERLRPSRDPELAGLIHLVNGYKGGLYGFVSGHAANSFGIAMLFWLLYKQSRKWIWTLFIWAGFLTYTRIYLGVHFPGDVLVGALVGIGCALLSHYLYKRFLEPAKLTQA; from the coding sequence ATGCTGGATACCCTGCTGGAACTTGATAAACAACTTCTGCTATGGCTTAACGGTTTTCATGCCCCCTGGCTGGATCCGATAATGCTTGTTCTTACTAAAACCATCGCCTGGTTGCCCTTGTATCTCTTCCTGCTCTATCTTGTAATTAAAGATTATCAGAAAGAAAGCTGGCGGGTATTGCTGGTTATTGCTGTAACTATTCTCCTGACCGACCAGCTGACAAGTAGTGTGATGAAGCCGTTTTTTGAACGGCTTCGCCCATCGCGCGACCCGGAACTGGCCGGACTGATTCACCTGGTTAACGGATACAAAGGTGGATTGTACGGTTTTGTCTCAGGCCATGCTGCCAACAGCTTTGGCATTGCCATGTTGTTTTGGTTATTATACAAACAAAGTCGGAAGTGGATTTGGACACTGTTTATCTGGGCAGGTTTTCTTACTTATACACGCATTTATCTGGGGGTACATTTCCCCGGTGATGTATTAGTTGGGGCTCTTGTCGGCATTGGCTGTGCACTCCTAAGCCATTACCTGTATAAGCGTTTTTTAGAACCCGCTAAATTAACTCAAGCTTAA
- a CDS encoding transcriptional regulator encodes MFKELDPLLHSQLRLGVMSLLMSVESAEFTFLKEKTNSTAGNLSVQLDKLSEAGYITIEKSFKGKKPLTTCKVTKKGMKAFEDYVNALKQYIKP; translated from the coding sequence ATGTTTAAAGAACTTGATCCGTTGCTGCATTCACAATTACGACTGGGCGTCATGTCCTTACTGATGAGTGTGGAGTCAGCTGAGTTTACCTTTCTGAAAGAAAAAACAAACTCAACGGCCGGAAACTTAAGTGTGCAATTGGATAAACTTTCGGAAGCAGGTTATATAACCATTGAAAAATCATTTAAAGGAAAAAAACCGCTGACTACGTGCAAAGTGACAAAAAAGGGGATGAAAGCTTTTGAAGACTATGTAAATGCACTGAAGCAATACATCAAACCATAA
- a CDS encoding amidinotransferase, translating to MHQAPASVFMVRPAAFGYNPDTAGSNMFQQPLESPVREEVRHKALLEFDRMVDLLRSHDIDVQVFDDTPQPVKPDAQFPNNWISLHEDGTLVLYPMLAPNRRSERRADIIDQLKKQFIINGVVDITGEEKQNRFLEGTGSLVFDYVNRIAYAARSSRTNEALVATVTNKLGFTSLIFNAVDEQKIPIYHTNVMMCVGSGFAVICLDAVRDDEDQELLLNSFLTTGHKVVAISYAQMRAFAGNMMEVRNRNNEPYVLLSEQAFNSLLPGQVNAISRFAEMIPIPIPTIEKYGGGSVRCMIAGNFLPLRDKH from the coding sequence ATGCATCAGGCTCCCGCTTCTGTTTTTATGGTACGCCCGGCCGCATTCGGCTATAATCCGGATACGGCCGGCTCCAATATGTTTCAACAACCCTTGGAAAGCCCAGTCAGAGAAGAAGTAAGGCATAAAGCGCTTTTGGAATTTGATAGGATGGTTGATTTGTTGCGTTCGCATGATATTGATGTGCAGGTATTTGATGACACGCCCCAGCCGGTAAAGCCTGATGCCCAGTTTCCAAACAACTGGATTTCGTTACACGAAGACGGTACCCTGGTGCTGTACCCGATGCTGGCCCCAAACCGCAGATCTGAGCGCAGGGCCGATATTATTGACCAGCTAAAAAAGCAGTTTATTATTAATGGAGTGGTTGATATAACCGGTGAAGAAAAACAAAACCGCTTTCTGGAAGGAACCGGAAGTCTTGTATTTGATTACGTTAACCGGATAGCTTACGCAGCCCGCTCGTCCAGAACAAACGAAGCATTGGTTGCAACTGTAACCAACAAATTGGGTTTCACTTCATTGATTTTCAATGCTGTTGATGAGCAGAAGATTCCTATTTATCATACTAACGTGATGATGTGCGTGGGTTCTGGTTTTGCGGTTATCTGTCTTGATGCTGTAAGGGATGATGAAGACCAGGAGCTTCTTTTAAACAGTTTTTTAACAACCGGCCATAAAGTAGTAGCTATTAGTTATGCGCAGATGCGGGCGTTTGCCGGAAATATGATGGAAGTAAGAAACCGAAATAATGAGCCGTACGTGCTGCTATCTGAACAGGCTTTCAATTCGCTGTTACCCGGTCAGGTTAATGCCATTTCACGCTTTGCCGAGATGATCCCCATCCCCATAC
- a CDS encoding alpha/beta hydrolase produces the protein MRTKTKKIYLIAGLITCIIALCMLQSEATARPPFKVEKVGKGKQHIILIPGLTSPGEVWNETIARYKTNYTLHVISLPGFAGTPAIETSEYLKTMRDELIRYIKDNKLKQPILIGHSLGGFLSLWISATEPDLVGANFIVDALPFLPAIQNPSATVESIKPMAASMRDMMKNATPEQTKQSQQYYLSSMATAPDKLELIGRWGIESHAPTVAQALYELHTIDLRNDVAAIKVPVTVLGAWIAYKSYGATHESTLKNFSDQYQKVKNVTIRLTDTAKHFIMYDDPMWFFEQLDNFLRNNK, from the coding sequence ATGAGAACAAAAACAAAGAAAATCTACCTCATAGCCGGCTTGATTACCTGTATAATCGCCCTCTGCATGCTTCAATCAGAAGCAACTGCCCGTCCGCCATTTAAAGTTGAAAAAGTTGGAAAAGGAAAACAGCACATCATTCTTATTCCCGGGCTTACCAGCCCGGGTGAAGTGTGGAATGAAACCATAGCCCGGTATAAAACCAACTACACCTTGCATGTGATTTCACTTCCAGGTTTTGCCGGAACGCCCGCCATTGAAACCAGTGAGTATCTGAAAACCATGCGTGATGAATTGATTAGGTACATCAAAGACAACAAACTAAAGCAGCCAATCCTGATTGGTCATAGTTTGGGTGGTTTTTTAAGCTTGTGGATTAGCGCAACCGAACCGGACTTAGTTGGTGCAAATTTCATTGTTGATGCGCTCCCCTTTCTGCCGGCTATTCAAAATCCTTCCGCTACTGTGGAGTCTATAAAACCCATGGCCGCCAGCATGCGCGACATGATGAAGAACGCAACACCTGAACAAACCAAACAAAGTCAGCAATATTACCTGAGCAGCATGGCCACCGCACCCGATAAACTTGAATTGATTGGCCGCTGGGGCATTGAATCGCACGCACCTACAGTGGCGCAAGCCCTGTACGAACTGCACACCATCGACTTGCGGAATGATGTTGCCGCCATCAAAGTGCCCGTAACCGTCTTAGGTGCATGGATAGCCTACAAAAGCTATGGTGCAACCCATGAGAGCACGTTGAAAAATTTCTCCGACCAATATCAGAAAGTAAAAAACGTAACCATCCGGTTAACCGATACCGCAAAACACTTCATCATGTATGATGATCCGATGTGGTTCTTTGAACAGCTGGACAATTTTCTTAGAAACAACAAATAA
- the yidD gene encoding membrane protein insertion efficiency factor YidD — protein MLKKILILPIRFYQLSISPLLGAHCRHTPTCSQYTIEAIQEWGALKGIWLGMKRIARCHPWGTSGYDPVPKKKHIAD, from the coding sequence ATGTTAAAAAAAATTCTCATCCTCCCCATCCGCTTTTACCAGCTCAGCATTTCTCCCCTGTTGGGTGCGCATTGCCGGCATACACCTACCTGTTCGCAATACACCATCGAAGCCATACAGGAATGGGGCGCTTTAAAAGGTATTTGGCTGGGCATGAAGCGTATAGCACGATGCCACCCGTGGGGAACAAGTGGGTATGATCCGGTGCCAAAGAAAAAACACATCGCTGATTAA
- a CDS encoding riboflavin synthase, whose amino-acid sequence MFTGIIEALGRVERIVTDQTNKHFCISSPISQELRTDQSVSHNGVCLTVTKAEGGKHWVTAVDETLKKSTLGLWKEGSLINLERCMVANGRFDGHIVQGHVDQVGTCVRVQEVGGSWLFDFEYDSATGNITVEKGSISVDGVSLTCFNTKANGFRVTIIPYTFENTSFQSLQPGDRVNLEFDIIGKYVQRLIKQRE is encoded by the coding sequence ATGTTTACCGGTATTATTGAAGCCTTAGGAAGAGTTGAGCGGATTGTTACCGATCAAACCAACAAACATTTTTGTATCAGTAGCCCGATCTCCCAAGAATTAAGAACTGATCAAAGTGTTTCACATAATGGGGTGTGCCTTACGGTAACGAAGGCCGAAGGTGGTAAACATTGGGTTACCGCAGTGGATGAAACATTAAAGAAATCAACACTGGGTCTATGGAAAGAGGGAAGCCTTATTAACCTTGAGCGATGCATGGTAGCCAATGGCCGCTTCGATGGCCACATTGTTCAGGGGCATGTTGACCAGGTAGGTACTTGCGTGCGCGTTCAGGAAGTTGGGGGCAGTTGGTTGTTTGACTTTGAGTATGACTCCGCAACAGGAAACATTACGGTTGAAAAAGGCTCCATTAGTGTTGACGGGGTTAGCCTAACCTGCTTTAATACTAAAGCGAATGGCTTTAGGGTTACTATTATTCCTTACACCTTCGAAAACACCAGTTTTCAAAGTCTGCAGCCCGGTGACCGTGTGAATCTTGAGTTTGATATCATTGGCAAGTACGTGCAACGGCTGATAAAACAACGGGAGTGA